The Candidatus Neomarinimicrobiota bacterium DNA window AGGTTGTGAGAGGCAATTCCATACTTACTAGAGATGCCATTTGGATTGCATAATCACCGATTGTTTCAAAGCGACTGGGATAACAAAGGGCAACATAATTCCCCGCCCGTTTAATTTCTTCTTCAGTGATGTTTTCCCGGATGGAGTTCAGTTCATTCATAAACTCACCAACAGCCTTGTCCGTCGCATCAGTCTGCACAGATGCAGATGCCGTGAAGGGACCTTTATGTTTACCCATGCTAAATCTC harbors:
- a CDS encoding insulinase family protein; amino-acid sequence: MGKHKGPFTASASVQTDATDKAVGEFMNELNSIRENITEEEIKRAGNYVALCYPSRFETIGDYAIQMASLVSMELPLTTFNDYTDGILDVSVDEALISAKKYIDTDNLVIVIVGDREKVESGIRDLELGAINLWTINDVLGLPPSME